A single window of Usitatibacter rugosus DNA harbors:
- the recR gene encoding recombination mediator RecR, which yields MENPPSLDELIRALRCLPGVGPKSAQRMAFHLLQRDHDGARRLADGLNLALGRIRHCGKCNTFTEAEMCVVCASVRRDPTLLCVVETPADLAVMEQTQSYAGHYFVLMGRLSPLDGIGPREIHLDRLLQRASDGVVKEVILATNFTVEGEATAHYVSELLGDKGVKVTRIARGLPVGGELEHVDSGTLAQALLERRPA from the coding sequence GTGGAAAATCCCCCGTCACTCGACGAGCTGATCCGGGCGCTGCGCTGCCTCCCCGGCGTGGGCCCGAAGTCCGCGCAACGCATGGCGTTCCACTTGCTGCAGCGCGACCACGATGGCGCGCGTCGCCTCGCGGATGGCTTGAATCTCGCGCTCGGACGGATCCGCCACTGCGGAAAGTGCAACACATTCACGGAAGCCGAGATGTGCGTCGTCTGCGCGTCGGTGCGCCGTGATCCCACGCTGCTCTGCGTGGTGGAGACGCCCGCCGATCTCGCGGTGATGGAGCAGACGCAGAGCTACGCGGGCCACTACTTCGTGTTGATGGGCCGGCTCTCGCCGCTCGATGGCATCGGCCCGCGCGAGATCCACCTCGACCGTTTACTGCAACGGGCGAGCGATGGCGTCGTGAAGGAAGTGATCCTCGCCACCAACTTCACGGTCGAAGGCGAGGCGACGGCGCACTACGTGAGCGAGCTGCTCGGCGACAAGGGCGTGAAGGTGACGCGCATCGCGCGAGGCCTGCCGGTGGGCGGCGAGCTCGAGCACGTGGATAGCGGAACGCTGGCGCAGGCGCTGCTGGAGCGCCGGCCGGCTTAG
- the selD gene encoding selenide, water dikinase SelD yields the protein MDMQVRLTQFSHGGGCGCKIAPGVLEQILSKVKPGLVPKQLLVGIETSDDAAVYQINENQAIVATTDFFMPIVDDPFDFGAIAATNAISDIYAMGAQPLFALALVGMPVNQLPVEVIRKILEGGESVCARAGIPIAGGHTIDSVEPIYGLVAIGLIDPKRVKRNSGARAGDELVLGKPLGVGVYSAALKKGRLDDAGYRAMIESTTKLNTPGTKLGTIEGVHALTDVTGFGLLGHLVEIAKGAKVTAEIDWDSLPLLPGALAFAREGILTGASGRNWAGYGSSVDLGPKVAEAERTILTDPQTSGGLLVACDPAATEDVLAVFREENFPDARIIGRIRAGAARVTVS from the coding sequence ATGGACATGCAGGTCCGCCTCACCCAGTTCAGCCACGGCGGCGGCTGCGGCTGCAAGATCGCCCCCGGCGTCCTCGAGCAGATCCTCTCGAAGGTGAAGCCCGGCCTCGTGCCGAAACAGCTGCTGGTGGGCATCGAAACCAGCGACGACGCGGCCGTCTACCAGATCAACGAGAACCAGGCGATCGTCGCCACGACCGATTTCTTCATGCCGATCGTCGACGATCCGTTCGATTTCGGCGCGATCGCCGCCACCAACGCCATCTCCGACATCTACGCCATGGGCGCGCAGCCGCTTTTCGCGCTGGCCCTGGTGGGCATGCCCGTGAATCAGCTCCCGGTCGAGGTCATCCGCAAGATTCTCGAAGGCGGGGAATCCGTGTGCGCCCGCGCCGGCATCCCGATCGCCGGCGGCCATACCATCGACTCCGTGGAGCCGATCTACGGCCTGGTCGCCATCGGCCTGATCGATCCGAAGAGGGTGAAGCGCAACAGCGGAGCGCGCGCGGGAGATGAGCTGGTGCTGGGCAAGCCGCTCGGCGTAGGCGTCTACAGCGCCGCGCTCAAGAAGGGCCGGCTCGACGACGCGGGCTATCGCGCGATGATCGAGAGCACCACGAAGCTCAACACGCCCGGCACGAAGCTGGGAACGATCGAAGGCGTGCACGCTCTGACGGACGTGACCGGTTTCGGCCTGCTCGGCCACCTGGTGGAGATCGCGAAGGGTGCGAAAGTGACCGCCGAGATCGACTGGGATTCGCTGCCCCTGCTCCCGGGCGCCCTGGCGTTCGCGCGCGAGGGCATCCTGACCGGCGCATCGGGCCGCAACTGGGCGGGCTACGGGTCATCGGTCGATCTAGGACCGAAAGTGGCCGAGGCCGAGAGGACAATCCTCACGGATCCGCAGACGAGTGGTGGCTTGCTCGTTGCCTGCGATCCCGCTGCGACCGAGGACGTCCTCGCGGTGTTTCGCGAGGAGAATTTCCCGGATGCGCGCATCATTGGCCGCATCCGCGCCGGAGCCGCACGCGTAACCGTGTCGTAG
- the dnaX gene encoding DNA polymerase III subunit gamma/tau, with amino-acid sequence MTYQVLARKWRPRAFEELVGQPHVVTALANALDSKRLHHAYLFTGTRGVGKTTLARILAKALNCETNGISSKPCGKCRACTDIDSGRFVDLLEVDAATNTKVDEMRELLETAQYMPTAGRFKIYIIDEVHMLSRNAFNSMLKTLEEPPEHVKFILATTDPQRLPVTVLSRCLQFNLKPLTPLLIAGHLKKVLAAEKIPFEDAAIAQISKAANGSARDSLSLLDQAIAHGGGKVNASQVAEMLGSVGSDLVWPILERIAAGDGKGAVGESEKIAERSISYDTALEDMASVLHRIALAQAGIAPEDDAQDRDRVTAMASRFAPGAVQVMYQIALLGRRDLPLAPDEFAGFTMAVLRMLAFASGGAGVQATTSRSPAAVASAPAATASAPIAERSPASGPRTGSSSPPPQAREPAPAAAANIDFDGDWPGLVTRLNLNGMAGLLARYAELGSFNNNHLELIVPEAHRAYADKNYLDKLKVALVPHFGETLRVSVRPGSTAGVSLAAARSRESEQRQATAAAAIEDDPFVKSLVRDFGAEVVPTSIRPPEEHKP; translated from the coding sequence ATGACCTACCAAGTCCTCGCCCGCAAGTGGCGCCCCCGGGCCTTCGAGGAACTCGTCGGCCAGCCCCACGTCGTGACGGCGCTCGCGAACGCGCTCGATTCGAAGCGCCTGCATCACGCCTACCTCTTCACCGGCACGCGCGGCGTCGGCAAGACCACGCTCGCGCGCATCCTGGCGAAGGCGCTCAACTGCGAGACCAACGGCATCTCCTCGAAGCCGTGCGGCAAGTGCCGCGCCTGCACCGATATCGATTCCGGGCGCTTCGTGGACCTGCTGGAGGTCGACGCGGCCACCAACACCAAGGTCGACGAGATGCGCGAGCTCCTCGAGACCGCGCAGTACATGCCGACCGCGGGCCGCTTCAAGATCTACATCATCGACGAAGTGCACATGCTCTCGCGCAACGCCTTCAACTCGATGCTGAAGACGCTCGAAGAACCGCCCGAGCACGTGAAGTTCATCTTGGCCACCACCGACCCGCAGCGCCTGCCGGTCACGGTGCTGTCGCGCTGCCTGCAGTTCAACCTGAAGCCGCTCACGCCGCTGCTCATCGCCGGGCACCTGAAGAAGGTCCTCGCCGCGGAGAAAATCCCGTTCGAGGACGCCGCGATCGCGCAGATCTCGAAGGCCGCCAACGGCAGCGCGCGCGATAGCCTGAGCTTGCTCGACCAGGCCATCGCCCACGGCGGCGGCAAGGTGAATGCCTCGCAGGTGGCGGAGATGCTGGGCTCCGTCGGCTCCGATCTCGTCTGGCCGATCCTCGAGCGCATCGCCGCGGGCGACGGCAAGGGCGCGGTCGGCGAGTCGGAGAAGATCGCGGAGCGCAGCATCTCCTACGACACGGCGCTGGAGGACATGGCGAGTGTCCTTCACCGCATCGCGCTTGCGCAGGCGGGGATCGCTCCGGAAGATGACGCACAGGATCGTGATCGCGTGACTGCGATGGCGTCGCGCTTCGCGCCGGGCGCGGTGCAGGTCATGTACCAGATCGCGCTGCTGGGTCGCCGCGATCTTCCGCTGGCACCCGACGAATTCGCCGGCTTCACGATGGCAGTCCTGCGCATGCTTGCATTCGCTTCGGGCGGCGCGGGCGTGCAGGCGACGACGTCGCGATCACCCGCTGCGGTGGCCAGTGCTCCTGCGGCGACGGCCAGCGCGCCGATAGCAGAGCGTTCGCCGGCGAGCGGTCCGCGCACGGGCAGCTCCTCGCCCCCGCCGCAGGCTCGCGAGCCCGCACCCGCTGCGGCTGCGAACATCGACTTCGACGGCGACTGGCCCGGGCTCGTCACGCGCCTCAACCTGAACGGCATGGCGGGGCTGCTCGCGCGCTATGCCGAGCTGGGATCGTTCAACAACAACCATCTCGAGCTGATCGTGCCCGAGGCGCATCGCGCCTACGCGGACAAGAACTACCTCGACAAGCTCAAGGTCGCGCTCGTGCCGCACTTCGGCGAGACGCTGCGCGTCTCCGTGCGCCCGGGCTCGACGGCCGGCGTGAGCCTCGCCGCCGCGCGCAGCCGCGAGAGCGAGCAGCGCCAGGCCACGGCCGCCGCGGCGATCGAGGACGATCCGTTCGTGAAGAGCCTCGTGCGCGATTTCGGCGCCGAGGTCGTGCCGACTTCTATCCGTCCTCCAGAGGAGCACAAACCATGA
- a CDS encoding DUF4126 domain-containing protein: MSELQVLQTVALASLLAWASGLRLYLAVFVIGLAAYLGYVTLPEGLKVLSHPYVIGTAGFLLAIEFLADKFPGLDSAWDGIHTFVRIPAGALLAAGATGDTLNALTVAAGLLGGTITAGTHFMKAGSRAVINTSPEPVSNWTASFTEEAMVLGGIWLAFAYPWVFLVMLVLFLGFAAWVLPKLWRFMKRLWIALSLPREPSKELRRS; the protein is encoded by the coding sequence ATGAGCGAACTGCAAGTGCTCCAGACGGTGGCCTTGGCTAGCCTGCTCGCATGGGCGAGTGGCCTGCGCCTGTACCTCGCGGTCTTCGTGATCGGCCTCGCCGCGTACCTCGGCTACGTCACGCTCCCTGAGGGCCTGAAGGTCCTTTCACACCCTTATGTGATCGGCACCGCCGGCTTCCTGCTCGCGATCGAGTTCCTCGCCGACAAGTTTCCGGGGCTGGACAGCGCATGGGACGGAATCCACACCTTTGTTCGCATTCCCGCCGGCGCGTTGCTCGCGGCGGGCGCCACGGGTGACACGCTGAATGCCCTCACCGTCGCCGCGGGCTTGCTCGGCGGCACGATTACAGCTGGAACGCACTTCATGAAGGCGGGAAGCCGAGCGGTCATCAACACGTCGCCGGAGCCCGTCAGCAACTGGACCGCGTCCTTCACCGAGGAAGCGATGGTGCTGGGCGGCATCTGGCTCGCCTTCGCCTACCCGTGGGTGTTCCTGGTGATGCTGGTGTTGTTCCTCGGATTCGCCGCGTGGGTGCTGCCGAAGCTGTGGCGCTTCATGAAGCGGCTGTGGATCGCGCTCTCACTCCCGCGCGAGCCTTCGAAAGAGTTGCGCCGAAGCTAA
- a CDS encoding YbaB/EbfC family nucleoid-associated protein, protein MGKGGLGALMKQAQQMQENMARMQEELKTIEVEGQSGAGLVKVTMTCRNAVKKVSIDPSLLGEDKDMLEDLVMAAVNDAVAKAESTSQAKMAGFTAGMNLPPGMKLPGF, encoded by the coding sequence ATGGGCAAAGGCGGTCTGGGCGCGCTCATGAAGCAGGCGCAGCAGATGCAGGAGAACATGGCGCGCATGCAGGAAGAGCTGAAGACCATCGAGGTCGAAGGCCAATCCGGTGCCGGCCTCGTGAAGGTCACGATGACGTGCCGCAACGCCGTGAAGAAGGTGAGCATCGATCCCAGCCTCCTCGGCGAGGACAAGGACATGCTCGAGGATCTCGTGATGGCCGCCGTGAACGATGCCGTCGCGAAGGCCGAATCCACCTCGCAGGCCAAGATGGCGGGCTTCACCGCGGGCATGAACCTCCCGCCCGGCATGAAGCTCCCGGGATTCTGA